One window of Phycisphaeraceae bacterium genomic DNA carries:
- a CDS encoding FAD:protein FMN transferase codes for MIRSVGCILLILLGAAQFGCATRSNVMQAASRTPLQRYQFTQIHMGVAVRIVLYAENEGQAKSVARAGFAAFAQIDEIASDWRKDSELMQLCARAGTGPVPVSKHLLELLLVSRHVSEESDGAFDCTVGPVSHLWRDAINKGSTRVDDQALANAQQLVGMDLLTINESTCTVTLAKPGMMLDLGGVAKGYAADMALHEMKRAGISQALVDASGDIAIGGAPPDAAGWRVAVTTGVNTAPDDEFILTHCAIATSGSVYQHMRVDGIEYSHIVSPNSGHATTGSFGACVIATTCAAADAWATAACVIANENASQLQSCAGDATGVRFLQYDRINADGGIYQIRVGSAP; via the coding sequence ATGATCCGGTCCGTTGGATGCATCCTGCTGATCCTCCTTGGCGCTGCGCAGTTCGGCTGCGCCACTCGTTCGAACGTGATGCAGGCCGCATCCCGCACACCGCTGCAACGGTACCAGTTTACGCAGATTCACATGGGTGTCGCAGTCAGAATCGTTCTGTACGCTGAAAATGAGGGTCAGGCGAAGTCGGTTGCACGCGCCGGGTTCGCTGCATTTGCTCAAATCGACGAGATTGCTTCTGACTGGCGAAAGGACTCCGAACTCATGCAGTTGTGTGCGCGCGCAGGCACAGGCCCCGTTCCGGTAAGCAAACATCTTCTGGAGCTGCTGCTCGTCTCCCGGCACGTATCAGAGGAGTCCGATGGCGCGTTCGATTGCACTGTCGGCCCAGTCTCGCATCTCTGGCGTGACGCCATCAACAAAGGCAGTACAAGGGTCGACGATCAGGCGCTCGCGAACGCACAACAACTCGTTGGCATGGATCTTCTGACAATCAACGAGTCGACATGCACCGTCACGCTTGCAAAGCCCGGCATGATGCTTGATCTCGGTGGAGTCGCGAAGGGATATGCTGCGGACATGGCACTGCATGAGATGAAACGCGCAGGTATTTCCCAAGCCCTTGTCGATGCGTCAGGAGATATTGCCATTGGAGGTGCGCCACCGGATGCAGCGGGATGGCGCGTAGCGGTCACAACAGGTGTCAATACTGCGCCGGATGATGAGTTCATACTGACACACTGCGCCATCGCAACCAGCGGGAGTGTCTACCAGCACATGCGAGTGGATGGTATCGAGTACTCACACATTGTTTCGCCGAACTCGGGGCACGCAACAACCGGCTCATTCGGAGCGTGTGTGATCGCAACGACCTGTGCAGCAGCCGACGCATGGGCAACCGCAGCCTGTGTGATCGCAAATGAGAACGCGAGTCAGTTGCAATCATGTGCGGGCGATGCAACTGGTGTCCGTTTTCTTCAGTACGACCGGATCAATGCAGACGGGGGAATCTATCAAATCAGGGTTGGTTCGGCCCCATAA
- a CDS encoding retroviral-like aspartic protease family protein, with the protein MRSISLEIHFDDDSRETAEVYVDGLVNNVPRRFLFDTGCARTTLKHDDFSLQFPSTGEEESGGVFGRARYDIINVGSLIVGPIQQNRAVVSRAKQGELDRNLLGMDMLRDYCLRFAFDESRVELLDTALSASHPLMNTTNDIPCIDVQAKDTRVGAIWDTGASITLVDADFVKDHPNMFKLIGSDIGTDSSGRQSETPMYLMKPVTIGGHQFDAHKVVSLSLTKLRDAASIPVVFILGYSTLRQARWVLDFPAKRWGIERMQ; encoded by the coding sequence ATGCGTTCGATCTCCCTTGAGATTCATTTCGACGACGATTCCCGTGAGACTGCAGAAGTGTATGTTGATGGCTTGGTCAACAATGTTCCGAGACGGTTCTTATTCGACACGGGGTGTGCGCGAACTACGCTGAAACACGACGACTTTTCGTTACAGTTCCCATCGACGGGTGAGGAAGAGTCTGGCGGCGTGTTTGGCAGAGCGCGGTACGATATCATCAACGTGGGTTCACTCATCGTTGGGCCAATTCAGCAGAACAGAGCTGTTGTTTCGCGTGCGAAGCAGGGTGAGCTCGACCGCAATCTGCTGGGTATGGACATGCTGCGGGACTATTGTCTGCGGTTTGCATTTGACGAGTCACGCGTAGAACTGCTGGATACAGCGCTATCAGCTTCGCATCCCCTGATGAACACGACGAACGATATTCCGTGCATCGATGTGCAGGCTAAAGACACGCGTGTTGGTGCGATCTGGGACACGGGCGCAAGCATCACGCTTGTCGATGCTGATTTTGTGAAGGATCATCCCAACATGTTCAAGCTGATCGGATCAGACATTGGCACAGATTCGTCCGGCAGACAGTCCGAGACGCCGATGTACCTGATGAAACCGGTGACAATCGGTGGGCATCAGTTTGATGCGCACAAGGTGGTGAGCCTGTCACTGACAAAGCTGAGGGATGCTGCGAGCATTCCGGTTGTGTTCATTCTTGGATACTCGACGCTGCGTCAGGCGCGATGGGTGCTTGATTTTCCTGCGAAGCGGTGGGGGATTGAACGGATGCAGTAA
- a CDS encoding SUMF1/EgtB/PvdO family nonheme iron enzyme: MTQSFAVCALAAGAYAQIAHEPLLPYVETVPNTVVEFSMVPVASGMVTLTTRDNETMMFNVDPFWVASTETTWDLYDIYVYKLDGDVGNEITANKDQQASGTSTASADAISRPTKPYLPPDRGFGHAGYPAMSITYEGATNFCKWLSVRTGKHYRLPTEAEWALVADRAKKPVGVNTEIGIEVTGWNKGNCNFTTHPVAQIDKREPGVYDIFGNVAEWVTGADGMPVAAGGSYVDAQADIGPNARVYQTSAWNQSDPQFPKSQWWLADCSFVGFRVVCDPTPVKPSEETPGTPDAK; the protein is encoded by the coding sequence ATGACACAATCATTCGCCGTGTGCGCGCTGGCAGCAGGTGCATATGCACAAATCGCTCATGAACCGCTGCTGCCCTATGTCGAAACAGTTCCGAACACGGTTGTCGAGTTTTCGATGGTGCCAGTGGCATCCGGTATGGTAACACTAACGACACGTGACAATGAAACGATGATGTTCAATGTCGATCCATTCTGGGTTGCGTCAACAGAGACAACATGGGATCTGTATGACATTTATGTGTACAAGCTCGATGGCGACGTCGGCAACGAGATCACCGCGAACAAGGACCAGCAAGCGAGTGGCACATCGACCGCATCAGCAGATGCGATCTCCCGCCCGACAAAGCCGTACCTTCCGCCTGATCGCGGGTTCGGTCACGCGGGGTATCCAGCGATGAGCATTACCTATGAGGGTGCGACGAACTTCTGCAAGTGGCTCAGTGTGCGCACCGGCAAGCATTATCGTTTGCCAACAGAGGCGGAATGGGCACTTGTCGCAGATCGTGCGAAGAAACCCGTTGGTGTGAACACGGAGATCGGTATCGAGGTGACAGGCTGGAACAAGGGCAACTGCAACTTCACGACGCATCCGGTTGCGCAAATCGATAAGCGTGAGCCCGGCGTGTATGACATCTTCGGGAATGTTGCCGAGTGGGTGACTGGCGCCGATGGGATGCCAGTCGCTGCAGGCGGAAGCTATGTAGATGCGCAGGCGGATATTGGTCCGAACGCGCGCGTGTACCAGACCAGCGCGTGGAACCAGTCGGATCCACAGTTTCCGAAAAGCCAGTGGTGGCTAGCCGACTGCTCATTTGTCGGGTTCCGCGTCGTGTGCGATCCAACGCCTGTAAAACCATCGGAAGAAACCCCGGGCACGCCGGATGCGAAGTGA
- a CDS encoding sugar phosphate isomerase/epimerase: MTYELDRRSFLTQSIAATALGAGVASASSAGSVALPERAGYPTPVHSKRVEGTSRTVLKSLKVGMIGVGTTIEEKFAAARDAGFDGVELDSPGNIKVDEVRSAMEKTGIRVPGVVNSTHWSKPFSHPDESVRSEMRESLKQSIRDCAAVGGTTVLLVPGVVNKDVLYEDAWTRSQSEIKGLLRYAQEHNITIALENVWNNFLLSPIEARAYMEFMESNNIGWYMDVGNIVRYGWPEHWIRALGRRIVKVDVKAYSRTRADKEGKWAGFNVEIGQAKDESHDFADECGWPNVMRALDEIGYGVSPDRPGWYSAEVGGGDMERLRFISQRMTEVLHT; this comes from the coding sequence ATGACGTACGAACTTGATCGTCGCTCATTTCTCACGCAGTCGATCGCTGCGACAGCGCTCGGTGCAGGTGTAGCCTCTGCATCAAGTGCTGGTTCGGTTGCGCTGCCAGAGCGCGCGGGCTATCCTACGCCAGTGCATTCAAAGCGTGTTGAAGGTACTTCCCGCACTGTGCTGAAGTCCTTGAAAGTCGGCATGATCGGTGTCGGCACAACGATCGAGGAGAAGTTTGCAGCTGCTCGCGATGCGGGCTTTGACGGTGTCGAGCTTGACTCGCCCGGCAATATCAAGGTCGATGAGGTGCGCAGCGCGATGGAGAAGACCGGCATCCGTGTGCCTGGGGTTGTGAACTCAACGCACTGGTCAAAGCCGTTCTCTCATCCCGACGAGAGTGTGCGCTCCGAAATGCGCGAGTCATTGAAACAATCGATCCGGGACTGCGCCGCAGTGGGTGGTACAACGGTGCTGCTCGTACCCGGCGTTGTGAATAAGGATGTGCTGTATGAGGATGCGTGGACGCGATCGCAGTCTGAGATCAAGGGGCTGCTTCGGTACGCACAGGAGCACAATATCACCATCGCACTTGAGAATGTCTGGAACAACTTTCTGCTGAGCCCGATCGAAGCACGCGCGTATATGGAGTTCATGGAGTCCAACAACATTGGTTGGTACATGGATGTTGGCAACATCGTGCGCTATGGCTGGCCCGAGCATTGGATCCGCGCGCTCGGCAGACGCATCGTAAAAGTCGACGTGAAGGCGTATTCGCGGACACGTGCGGATAAGGAAGGCAAGTGGGCCGGTTTCAATGTTGAGATCGGGCAGGCAAAGGACGAATCGCATGATTTCGCCGACGAATGCGGATGGCCCAATGTCATGCGAGCACTGGATGAGATCGGCTATGGCGTTTCGCCAGATCGGCCGGGGTGGTACAGTGCGGAAGTTGGCGGTGGCGACATGGAGCGCCTGCGTTTTATCTCCCAGCGGATGACAGAGGTTCTCCACACTTGA
- a CDS encoding Gfo/Idh/MocA family oxidoreductase, with product MIEESHTNVLSSVSRREVLGAAAGVAIGSTLAGATAAKLAGFAPVSHRETLRVGLIGCGGRGTGAAIQAISADPNNELYAMADLWQDRIDGRLKGITGEIERRVKTREAKPGAVEQIKVDPSRRFTGFDGYKKVIDSCDVVLLTTPPVFRPMHLRAAVEAGKHIFCEKPVAVDAPGIRHVLESARIAKEKNLSLMSGFCWRHQLQVAETFEKLLAGGIGNVHTVQSTYNTSGWNPPVERQPGWSDTEFQLRNWQYFTALSGDHIVEQAIHAIDWIAWAFGDVPPISCVGVGGRMTRPETPASGNVWDSFGITYNFDGGRRGYHMCRHWPNTPGDNTAYILGSKGACTMDPWAAKHVIEGETPWSGLMPSNDMYQAEHDTLFKAIRSNNRFDDSQRMTNTTMMAIMARMASYTGQIVTWDQAMGSVEDLNPGNWGWNDRPDAIVAIPGQTKLM from the coding sequence ATGATTGAAGAATCTCATACGAACGTACTATCTTCTGTTTCCCGGCGGGAAGTGCTCGGCGCAGCAGCCGGGGTTGCGATTGGGTCGACACTTGCTGGAGCAACCGCTGCGAAACTGGCTGGGTTTGCACCAGTGTCGCACCGTGAGACACTGCGGGTTGGGCTCATCGGATGTGGCGGGCGTGGAACTGGCGCAGCAATCCAGGCGATCAGCGCAGATCCGAATAACGAGTTGTACGCAATGGCGGACCTTTGGCAGGATCGCATTGACGGCAGACTCAAAGGTATTACCGGCGAGATTGAGCGCCGTGTGAAGACACGCGAAGCAAAGCCCGGCGCGGTCGAGCAGATCAAGGTGGACCCGTCACGCAGATTTACCGGATTCGATGGGTATAAGAAAGTCATCGACTCGTGCGATGTTGTGCTGCTGACAACACCTCCTGTTTTCAGACCGATGCATCTTCGTGCAGCGGTGGAAGCGGGCAAGCACATTTTCTGTGAGAAGCCGGTTGCGGTTGATGCGCCGGGTATCCGGCACGTGCTGGAATCGGCGCGCATTGCAAAGGAGAAGAACCTCTCGCTGATGAGTGGGTTCTGCTGGCGCCATCAGTTGCAGGTCGCAGAAACATTCGAGAAACTGCTTGCCGGCGGTATTGGGAATGTCCACACGGTGCAGTCAACCTACAACACGTCGGGCTGGAATCCGCCGGTCGAGCGTCAGCCGGGCTGGTCGGATACCGAGTTTCAGCTGCGCAACTGGCAGTACTTTACCGCGCTCTCGGGCGACCACATTGTCGAGCAGGCGATCCACGCGATCGACTGGATCGCATGGGCATTCGGTGATGTGCCGCCGATCAGTTGTGTCGGTGTTGGTGGTCGCATGACACGTCCGGAGACACCTGCATCTGGAAACGTGTGGGACAGCTTCGGAATCACGTACAACTTTGATGGCGGGCGGCGCGGATACCACATGTGCCGTCATTGGCCTAATACACCGGGCGACAATACCGCATATATACTCGGATCGAAGGGTGCATGCACAATGGATCCGTGGGCAGCAAAGCATGTTATCGAAGGAGAAACGCCGTGGTCGGGTCTCATGCCGAGCAACGACATGTATCAGGCTGAACACGACACACTGTTCAAGGCGATACGATCGAACAACCGCTTCGACGACTCGCAGCGCATGACAAACACGACGATGATGGCGATCATGGCGCGCATGGCAAGCTACACGGGCCAGATCGTGACATGGGATCAGGCGATGGGGAGTGTTGAGGACCTCAATCCTGGCAACTGGGGCTGGAATGACAGGCCAGACGCGATTGTCGCTATTCCTGGGCAAACAAAGCTCATGTAA